A section of the Tenrec ecaudatus isolate mTenEca1 chromosome 15, mTenEca1.hap1, whole genome shotgun sequence genome encodes:
- the LOC142427602 gene encoding lysine-specific demethylase 4D-like: MNSQDYRSQNSSLKIMTFRPTMEEFKDFNKYIAYMESQGAHRAGLAKIIPPKQWTARENYDDVDDILIASPVQQVTTGQTGVFLQYHKKKKSMTVEEYRHLANIDRYRTPTHRDVDDLERTYWKSRMYNSPIYGTGVCGSLFGENTEHWNLRHLGTIQDLLEQECGVVIKGVNTPYLYFGLWQTTFTWHTEDMDLYSINYLHFGEPKTWYAVPPEHGARLERLARELFPGSSSGCANFLRHKVALISPRVLRENGIPVGRITQGAGEFMVTFPYGYHAGFNHGFNCAESINFATLRWVNYGKAASQCSCGEARVTFPMDAFVRILQPERYELWKHGRDRTSLDHVEPTALTSPEWTAWKGARTRAMVKGRLRSFKPRRARRRSLTLAADSGLGGCALVCPRPTTHSWADSSTVQPEDPTCMGCSPTGSSVSLLPTSVPSAQYLQASPKGTRTRRPRDSDAHQQSVKSRAKSHTAITFVHLPTQALHENQQSTDDSGPRRFEIQHAVKASGCCCDPDLQPLGPPLNPDSLMHPGPCLKSLDNISVNLPDMLVLSPPNESLTSKTFSSYASVHSMAPLDPLGAIAMDPLKLL; the protein is encoded by the coding sequence ATGAATTCCCAGGACTATCGAAGCCAGAACTCAAGCCTTAAAATCATGACTTTCCGGCCTACCATGGAAGAATTTAAGGATTTCAACAAATACATTGCTTACATGGAATCCCAAGGTGCCCACCGTGCAGGCCTGGCTAAGATAATCCCACCCAAACAGTGGACAGCCAGAGAGAACTATGACGATGTGGATGACATCCTCATAGCCAGTCCTGTGCAGCAGGTAACTACTGGGCaaacaggtgtctttttgcaataccataaaaagaagaaatccatGACCGTGGAGGAGTATCGCCACTTGGCCAACATTGACAGATACCGCACTCCCACACACCGGGATGTTGACGATTTGGAGCGGACCTATTGGAAGAGCCGCATGTACAATTCTCCCATTTATGGGACTGGAGTATGTGGCTCCTTATTTGGTGAAAACACTGAGCATTGGAACCTGAGACACCTGGGGACGATCCAGGATCTGCTGGAGCAGGAGTGTGGAGTTGTCATCAAAGGCGTCAACACCCCCTACCTGTACTTTGGCCTGTGGCAGACCACCTTCACTTGGCACACGGAGGACATGGACCTGTACAGCATCAACTACCTGCACTTCGGGGAGCCCAAAACGTGGTATGCGGTGCCCCCTGAGCATGGAGCCCGGCTGGAGAGACTGGCCAGGGAGCTTTTCCCTGGCAGTTCCAGTGGCTGCGCGAACTTCCTGCGgcacaaggtggccctcatcTCACCCAGAGTCCTCAGGGAGAACGGCATTCCTGTTGGTCGGATCACCCAGGGAGCAGGCGAGTTCATGGTCACATTCCCCTATGGATACCACGCTGGCTTCAATCACGGTTTCAACTGTGCGGAATCCATCAACTTTGCCACCCTGCGCTGGGTTAATTACGGTAAAGCTGCTTCTCAGTGCAGCTGTGGGGAAGCCAGGGTCACATTTCCCATGGACGCCTTCGTGCGCATTCTGCAACCCGAGCGCTATGAGCTGTGGAAACACGGCAGGGACCGCACCTCCTTGGACCACGTGGAACCCACAGCACTGACCAGCCCGGAGTGGACGGCCTGGAAGGGAGCCAGGACTCGTGCAATGGTCAAGGGGCGTCTGCGGTCCTTTAAGCCACGCAGGGCCAGGCGTCGCTCTCTGACTCTGGCAGCagacagtgggcttgggggctgtgcactggtaTGTCCTCGTCCCACAACCCACTCCTGGGCAGACAGCTCTACTGTACAGCCTGAGGACCCTACCTGCATGGGTTGCAGTCCTACAGGATCCAGTGTCTCCCTACTTCCCACCTCAGTTCCATCTGCCCAGTATCTCCAGGCTTCACCAAAGGGTACTCGCACGAGGCGTCCTCGGGACTCTGATGCCCACCAGCAGTCTGTGAAGTCCAGGGCCAAGAGCCACAcagcaatcacatttgtacacctGCCCACACAGGCATTGCATGAGAATCAACAATCAACAGATGACTCTGGCCCTCGGAGATTTGAGATCCAGCATGCTGTTAAAGCTTCTGGGTGCTGCTGTGACCCCGATCTTCAGCCCTTGGGACCCCCACTGAATCCTGATTCTCTGATGCACCCTGGCCCCTGCCTGAAGTCACTGGACAACATCTCAGTGAATCTCCCGGACATGCTTGTGCTGAGTCCTCCTAATGAGTCTTTGACTTCTAAAACATTCTCCAGCTATGCCTCTGTGCACAGTATGGCACCTCTGGACCCCCTTGGTGCTATTGCTATGGACCCCCTTAAACTTCTATAG